In Sander lucioperca isolate FBNREF2018 chromosome 12, SLUC_FBN_1.2, whole genome shotgun sequence, one DNA window encodes the following:
- the pard6b gene encoding partitioning defective 6 homolog beta has translation MNKNHRVPSNRSLSAVEVKSKFGAEFRRFSLDRSKPGRFDEFYGLLQHVHRIPNVELLVGYADVHGDLLPINNDDNYHKAISTASPLLRLFLQRKEEADYTFGTNSLTRKKNTVLSAVLLRPDPNRKKPPVIISLPRDFRPVSSIIDVDILPETHRRVRLYKHGQEKPLGFYIRDGSSVRVTPQGLEKVPGIFISRMVPGGLAESTGLLAVNDEVLEVNGIEVAGKSLDQVTDMMIANSHNLIITVKPANQRNNVVRSGGGGGGAASGSSGRSSDSGASYYGYSSHGGVGAPASMPSHIIQNFPVGELESDEDDEDLVIEAGGEAEPIRRASSNYSMPSLLRYEPHLNLRVAATSTSTSTLSINANGTLPASGSSGSLSNAISTTPSLDRAIERRSLEEDGTVITL, from the exons atgaacaaaaaccACCGAGTGCCGAGCAACCGTTCTCTGAGTGCCGTGGAGGTGAAGAGCAAG TTTGGTGCAGAGTTTCGTCGGTTCTCGCTGGATCGGTCGAAGCCGGGCCGCTTTGATGAGTTCTACGGCCTCCTGCAGCACGTGCATCGCATCCCCAATGTGGAGTTGTTGGTGGGATATGCTGATGTACATGGCGACCTGCTGCCCATCAACAATGATGATAACTACCACAAAGCCATCTCCACTGCCAGCCCTCTACTCAGACTGTTCCTGCAGAGGAAAG AGGAAGCTGATTACACGTTTGGTACCAACTCGCTGACCAGGAAGAAAAACACGGTGCTTTCGGCCGTTCTTCTGCGGCCTGACCCCAACAGGAAGAAACCACCAGTGATCATTAGCCTTCCGAGGGACTTCCGCCCCGTCTCCTCCATCATCGATGTGGACATCCTCCCTGAGACGCACCGACGTGTTCGTCTGTACAAGCACGGCCAGGAAAAGCCGTTGGGCTTCTACATCCGCGATGGCTCCAGCGTACGGGTCACTCCACAGGGCCTGGAGAAGGTTCCGGGGATATTCATCTCTCGCATGGTGCCTGGCGGGCTGGCGGAGAGCACCGGCCTGCTGGCAGTCAACGATGAGGTGCTGGAGGTGAACGGTATCGAGGTGGCTGGGAAGTCTTTGGACCAGGTGACGGACATGATGATCGCCAACAGTCACAACCTCATCATCACCGTGAAGCCTGCCAACCAGCGGAACAATGTTGTTCgcagcggaggaggaggaggaggcgcgGCGTCTGGGAGCTCAGGACGCTCGTCAGACAGCGGTGCCAGCTACTATGGCTACTCGTCGCACGGTGGGGTTGGTGCCCCGGCCTCCATGCCGTCGCACATCATCCAGAACTTCCCTGTCGGGGAGCTGGAGAGCGACGAGGACGACGAAGACCTGGTGATTGAAGCAGGCGGGGAGGCTGAGCCCATCAGACGCGCCTCGTCCAACTATAGCATGCCCTCGCTGCTTCGCTACGAACCGCACCTCAACCTCCGCGTTGCcgccacctccacctccacctccaccctctCTATCAACGCCAATGGAACCCTGCCAGCCAGCGGCAGCAGTGGATCACTAAGCAACGCCATTTCGACCACGCCGTCCCTAGACAGAGCAATTGAAAGGCGAAGTCTGGAGGAGGACGGCACTGTTATAACTCTGTAG